Proteins from a genomic interval of Arachis hypogaea cultivar Tifrunner chromosome 10, arahy.Tifrunner.gnm2.J5K5, whole genome shotgun sequence:
- the LOC112714928 gene encoding kinetochore protein NDC80 homolog produces the protein MRPPAGSRRQPDDSFIPPPPPTPLDFHQRNQFPRDSDASFASSRPSSAGGGAGRTRFEDYKERHFQQSVIFAINSFLFSRKSPISFKSGGTTPSAKDILDTLKLLLREIEYPVSKLEEDLPPLLKRLNYPFKLNKSILKSPAAPHQWPYLLALIHWLVQIASFGSHLSQSTSNTVSSLLQVNLVHQYTLNSYLNYIKGRDDVVEELELDIMDKLNHQKALAQEKLEAANNELKSLRDDLERLRLHPVKKEELEKTKGMLEEDVKKFNFLIEDVGRKIEEMQKVLAEKEKVLEAKEQENRRVCEENKELKRTVEAQPVNARDVERMKRELQALEREIQEGELARNVWEDKFWEMENNLSHKFKELEVLALDCNQELRRLKIGDDIQYQLNAKGTTPAEIMGFDHKLSLKPALNSYTEDIKKISMARWEELISYQQMSNENAARLEEKRNNVATLQSQIDKMEAELNMIKNETQDYVNRCSAEAKRMLEDVHVTGHDLDIMEREAAEVLKAAQLNLQEAIKQSEEEIQMRARELLKLVDSVSKYKEYVGSKISEMNRELSETASAVSEAYRGSFPSQFTNILNTNRQPESRD, from the exons ATGAGACCCCCCGCCGGATCCCGCCGACAACCCGACGACTCATTCATTCCGCCGCCGCCGCCAACTCCGCTGGATTTCCATCAGCGCAATCAGTTCCCCCGCGACTCTGACGCCAGTTTCGCAAGCAGCCGCCCTTCTTCGGCCGGAGGCGGCGCGGGGCGCACGAGGTTCGAGGACTACAAGGAGCGCCACTTTCAGCAATCGGTGATTTTCGCCATCAACTCGTTCCTCTTTTCGCGGAAATCTCCCATCAGCTTCAAATCCGGCGGCACCACACCTTCCGCGAAGGACATCCTCGATACCCTAAAGCTCCTTCTGAGAGAGATCGAGTACCCTGTGTCGAAACTCGAAGAGGATCTTCCCCCTCTCCTGAAGCGCCTGAATTACCCGTTCAAGCTCAACAAGTCCATCCTCAAATCCCCCGCTGCCCCTCACCAGTGGCCTTACTTGCTCGCACTCATTCACTGGCTCGTTCAGATCGCCTCCTTCGGCTCTCACCTCTCCCAATCCACCTCCAATACCGTCTCTTCCCTCCTCCAGGTCAACCTTGTCCACCAGTACACCCTCAATTCCTATCTTAACTACATTAAGGGCCGTGATGATGTGGTTGAAGAACTCGAACTCGACATCATGGACAAGCTCAACCACCAGAAGGCCCTCGCCCAGGAGAAGCTCGAGGCTGCCAACAATGAGCTCAAGAGTTTGAGGGATGACTTGGAGAGGCTGAGGTTGCATCCCGTAAAGAAGGAGGAGCTGGAGAAGACTAAG GGCATGCTAGAGGAGGATGTGAAGAAGTTTAATTTTCTGATTGAGGATGTTGGGAGGAAGATTGAGGAGATGCAGAAGGTGCTGGCAGAGAAGGAGAAGGTTCTGGAGGCGAAGGAGCAGGAGAACCGTAGGGTTTGCGAGGAGAACAAGGAACTCAAGAGGACGGTGGAGGCACAGCCTGTGAATGCGAGGGATGTGGAGAGGATGAAGAGGGAGTTGCAGGCTTTGGAGAGGGAGATCCAGGAGGGCGAGCTTGCCAGGAATGTTTGGGAGGACAAGTTCTGGGAAATGGAGAATAATCTTTCTCACAAGTTCAAGGAGCTTGAGGTGCTTGCTTTGGATTGCAACCAAGAGCTGAGGAG GTTGAAGATAGGTGATGATATTCAGTATCAGTTGAATGCCAAGGGAACTACGCCTGCTGAGATTATGGGTTTTGACCATAAATTGAGTCTGAAGCCTGCACTTAACTCGTACACTGAAGACATTAAGAAGATTTCTATGGCGAGATGGGAAGAGTTAATTTCCTATCAGCAAATGTCCAATGAAAATGCTGCTAGGCTTGAGGAAAAAAGAAATAATGTTGCAACATTGCAGTCACAGATTGATAAA ATGGAAGCTGAACTAAACATGATAAAGAATGAAACACAAGATTATGTAAATAGATGTTCAGCTGAAGCAAAGCGAATGTTGGAGGATGTCCATGTAACTGGTCATGACCTGGACATTATGGAAAGAGAGGCAGCTGAGGTTCTCAAG GCTGCCCAATTGAATTTGCAGGAAGCAATTAAGCAAAGTGAAGAGGAAATCCAAATGCGTGCTCGTGAGCTCCTGAAGTTGGTTGATTCAGTCTCAAAGTATAAAGAATACGTGGGGTCTAAAATTTCAGAGATGAATAGGGAACTATCAGAAACTGCATCTGCTGTCTCTGAGGCATACAGGGGTTCATTTCCATCCCAATTCACCAATATATTGAATACAAATCGCCAGCCTGAGAGTAGAGATTGA
- the LOC112714931 gene encoding uncharacterized protein encodes MAKGSRGQRRNASHRYRSIPYLLPTCKKNICEDMCPKKCSEALDKREWKDVTCSVCMEYPHNAVLLLCSSHDKGCRPYMCGTSFRHSNCLDQYKKAYTNIISTNNQGALQDSNALAGEKELLKLACPLCRGQVKGWTVVEPARDYLNAKKRSCMQDNCLFSGNYKELRKHVRAEHPLARPRAVDPAHEQKWRWLEWERERDDVISTVTSTMPGAMVLGDYVIEGRQNNIDTDEDEEDASVDVDGADRNGRVQMSIEAMNLFLRLHSARQGNRNLDNLNLQFRPGSSQNGAQHSTSIGGMEFANEDARNSEVNHHDESLVNHLHHHGTGRVLLHRSGRRHRQREGHAAQGS; translated from the coding sequence atggcaaaaGGAAGCAGGGGACAGCGTAGGAATGCTTCGCATAGGTATAGATCTATCCCATACCTGCTGCCTACTTGCAAGAAGAATATTTGTGAGGATATGTGCCCAAAGAAATGCTCTGAAGCCTTGGATAAGAGGGAGTGGAAAGATGTCACATGTTCTGTGTGCATGGAGTACCCTCACAATGCTGTTCTTCTCCTTTGTTCTTCACATGACAAAGGTTGCCGTCCCTATATGTGTGGGACTAGCTTTCGTCATTCCAACTGCCTCGATCAGTACAAAAAAGCATACACTAACATTATATCAACAAATAATCAAGGTGCATTACAAGATTCAAACGCCCTTGCCGGGGAGAAAGAACTCTTAAAGCTTGCATGCCCACTATGCAGGGGACAGGTGAAAGGTTGGACTGTTGTTGAACCTGCTCGGGACTATTTGAATGCAAAGAAAAGAAGTTGCATGCAAGATAATTGCTTGTTTTCTGGGAATTACAAAGAGTTGAGGAAGCATGTGAGGGCGGAGCATCCCTTGGCACGCCCCCGTGCGGTTGATCCCGCTCATGAGCAGAAATGGAGATGGCTTGAGTGGGAGCGTGAACGTGATGATGTGATCAGTACAGTAACATCAACCATGCCTGGGGCAATGGTTTTGGGAGACTATGTCATAGAAGGACGCCAAAACAACATTGATAcagatgaagatgaagaggatGCTTCTGTTGATGTAGATGGTGCTGATAGAAATGGTAGAGTTCAGATGAGCATAGAAGCCATGAATTTATTCCTCCGGCTACATTCAGCTCGGCAAGGGAATAGGAACCTTGACAACTTAAATCTACAGTTTAGACCGGGATCAAGTCAGAATGGGGCACAGCATTCCACTTCTATTGGTGGGATGGAATTTGCCAATGAAGATGCTAGAAATAGTGAAGTTAATCATCATGATGAATCCCTGGTTAACCACCTCCATCACCATGGCACTGGCAGAGTTCTACTCCATCGCTCAGGCCGGAGACATAGACAGAGAGAAGGACATGCAGCTCAGGGTAGCTGA
- the LOC112714930 gene encoding mitogen-activated protein kinase kinase kinase 1 — MEVQGKRLKPRLDRRNAMKNITYKVPSSFTPSSIDLPPSLNHQKSFRVKGIDDGEFDLIFRTLGLSGPEDFSIPTAAWEQAQRSRLSPSPVTTKNIINLQVVDEGHEHQAPLPIPPKTESGVGFNVDVRLKNLSFQQLAQHNVIGGDSGGIKGVRPPPVMLRPPLDDDDNDVDAVDSPSREQDERYFEESGDLDVSDDDDSDVASGEVSDDVVDESNVHNVSPNGSFRRTFMSWQKGEILGKGSFGTVYEGFTDDGFFFAVKEVSLLDEGSQGKQSIFQLQQEIYLLSQFEHENIVRYLGTDKDNTMLYIFLELVTKGSLASLYRKYRLKDSQVSAYTRQILSGLKYLHDRNVVHRDIKCANILVDANGSVKLADFGLAKATKLNDVKSSKGSPYWMAPEVVNLRNRGYGLAADIWSLGCTVLEMLTRQPPYSHLEGMQALFRIGRGEAPPVPETLSKDARDFIMKCLQVNPSKRPTATQLLDHPFVKRPLLSPISLVSPRINLLLS, encoded by the exons ATGGAGGTACAGGGTAAGCGCTTGAAGCCACGCCTCGATCGCCGCAACGCCATGAAGAACATCACTTACAAAGTCCCCTCTTCTTTCACCCCTTCCTCCATTGACCTTCCTCCTTCTTTGAACCACCAAAAAAGCTTCAGGGTCAAGGGCATCGACGACGGCGAATTTGACCTCATCTTCCGCACTCTCGGTCTCTCTGGACCCGAAGACTTTTCTATTCCAACCGCAGCTTGGGAACAAGCCCAAAGGTCTCGCCTTTCTCCTTCCCCTGTCACCACCAAAAACATCATCAACCTCCAGGTTGTTGATGAAGGACATGAACACCAAGCCCCACTTCCAATTCCACCTAAAACTGAATCTGGGGTTGGCTTCAATGTCGATGTTAGGCTGAAAAATCTAAGCTTTCAGCAACTTGCTCAGCATAACGTAATTGGTGGTGATAGTGGGGGCATCAAGGGTGTTAGGCCTCCACCGGTGATGTTGCGGCCACCACTTGATGATGATGACAATGATGTTGATGCTGTGGATTCACCTTCGAGGGAACAAGATGAAAGGTACTTTGAAGAGAGTGGGGACCTTGATGTTTCTGATGATGATGACAGTGATGTTGCTAGTGGTGAAGTTTCCGATGATGTTGTTGACGAGTCAAATGTTCATAACGTGTCTCCAAATGGTTCTTTTAGGAGAACGTTTATGTCGTGGCAAAAGGGCGAGATTCTTGGTAAAGGCTCATTTGGAACGGTTTATGAAGGCTTTACCGA TGATGGATTCTTTTTTGCGGTGAAGGAGGTATCTTTGTTGGATGAAGGAAGCCAGGGCAAACAGAGCATTTTCCAACTTCAACAG GAAATATATCTTCTGAGCCAATTTGAACATGAGAACATAGTTAGATATCTTGGCACAGACAAG GACAATACCATGCTATACATCTTTCTCGAGCTTGTAACAAAAGGATCATTGGCAAGTCTTTATAGAAAGTATCGTTTAAAGGATTCTCAGGTTTCGGCATACACAAGACAGATTCTAAGTGGTTTGAAGTATCTCCATGATCGTAACGTGGTTCACAG GGACATCAAGTGTGCTAATATATTGGTTGATGCAAATGGATCCGTGAAGCTTGCAGATTTTGGGTTGGCAAAG GCAACTAAATTAAACGATGTTAAATCAAGCAAAGGTTCTCCATATTGGATGGCCCCTGAG GTTGTTAACTTACGAAACCGTGGTTATGGACTAGCAGCTGATATATGGAGCTTAGGATGTACAGTTTTGGAGATGTTAACACGGCAACCTCCTTATTCTCATTTAGAAGGA ATGCAAGCGCTATTTCGGATTGGAAGGGGTGAAGCACCTCCAGTTCCTGAAACATTATCAAAAGATGCAAGAGATTTCATAATGAAATGCTTACAAGTGAATCCAAGTAAAAGGCCAACTGCTACTCAGCTGTTGGATCATCCATTTGTAAAGAGGCCACTTCTATCTCCCATAAGTCTTGTCTCTCCACGCATTAATCTTCTTCTGTCTTAA